A window from Candidatus Bathyarchaeota archaeon encodes these proteins:
- a CDS encoding HAD family hydrolase, translating into MICNKIFGVYPLKPKAVFLDLDGTLVEFCIDYVGARSEALGLLERYGLPESLGLTVRDSIFYMDREVKRYMLKRGEPRLYGEIHSRLEAILDRYELRAAEVTRLLPNVRETLRELRGMGLRLILFTADGDKAMNAIVDRTGIRDFFDLLISRGSSMDVKPHPRHVSEAVALSGSKPEESILVGDSVADIISGKIINAITVGVLTGLGSREQLVEAEADYVIESVADLPPIIKRVQVEGPNRFKITQPKSSHTSS; encoded by the coding sequence ATGATATGCAATAAAATCTTTGGAGTGTATCCTTTGAAGCCGAAGGCTGTATTCTTAGACTTAGATGGGACATTAGTTGAGTTCTGCATAGACTATGTTGGGGCTAGGAGTGAAGCCTTGGGTCTGCTCGAGAGGTACGGTCTCCCGGAATCTCTTGGGTTGACCGTCAGGGACAGCATCTTCTATATGGATAGGGAGGTTAAGCGGTACATGCTGAAGAGGGGGGAACCCAGACTCTATGGGGAGATCCACAGTCGATTAGAGGCTATCCTTGACAGATATGAGCTCAGAGCCGCTGAGGTGACTAGGCTGCTGCCGAATGTGAGGGAGACCCTCAGAGAGTTGAGGGGTATGGGTCTGAGACTCATCCTCTTCACAGCCGACGGTGATAAGGCAATGAACGCTATAGTCGACAGGACCGGTATCAGAGATTTCTTTGACCTCCTCATCTCCAGAGGTTCATCGATGGATGTTAAGCCCCATCCGAGACATGTCTCTGAAGCAGTCGCCCTATCAGGCTCCAAGCCTGAGGAGAGTATTCTGGTCGGCGACAGCGTAGCCGACATAATATCTGGCAAAATAATCAACGCTATAACTGTAGGAGTTTTGACAGGCCTAGGATCCAGAGAACAACTCGTTGAGGCGGAGGCTGATTACGTAATAGAGTCGGTCGCAGATTTGCCGCCGATAATAAAAAGAGTACAAGTGGAAGGTCCAAACAGGTTCAAGATCACTCAGCCGAAGTCTTCTCATACATCCTCCTGA
- a CDS encoding DUF116 domain-containing protein produces MSSSKERLAMKAIEKLARLRLSEFALSRFERLAAKIGIDERRLLELYVEAKNNFGRERFNRIPYSDRILLLPQCLRSRDCPAKPGSYGYACLRCGKCNVGEAILEAENLGYKSALIISGGSVVPKILFELSPKGCLGVGCVRELVLASFVCEKYGIVGQGIPLLKDGCLETELDWKSFRNVLYANSSLKVM; encoded by the coding sequence TTGAGTTCAAGTAAAGAACGTTTGGCGATGAAGGCTATTGAAAAGTTGGCTAGGCTCAGACTGAGTGAGTTTGCCCTGAGCAGGTTTGAGAGGCTGGCAGCTAAGATAGGGATAGATGAGAGGAGGCTCCTTGAGCTTTATGTTGAGGCGAAGAACAATTTTGGAAGGGAGAGATTTAACAGAATCCCTTACTCTGATAGGATACTGCTACTCCCCCAATGTTTGAGGTCCAGAGATTGTCCTGCTAAGCCAGGCTCTTACGGTTACGCATGTCTACGCTGTGGGAAGTGCAATGTGGGTGAAGCGATACTGGAGGCTGAGAATCTGGGATATAAGTCTGCATTGATCATATCTGGTGGTAGTGTGGTTCCTAAGATTCTCTTCGAACTATCGCCTAAAGGCTGTTTGGGGGTTGGATGCGTCAGGGAGCTGGTTCTGGCCAGCTTCGTATGTGAGAAGTATGGGATTGTCGGCCAGGGTATACCTTTACTGAAGGATGGATGTTTGGAGACTGAGCTCGACTGGAAATCTTTCAGGAATGTCTTGTATGCTAATTCAAGTTTGAAGGTTATGTGA